Proteins co-encoded in one Opitutus terrae PB90-1 genomic window:
- a CDS encoding 3-oxoacyl-ACP synthase III, whose translation MRFENVCLESIAVALPEEVWTSAQIEARLQPLYDRLRLSAGRLELMTGIRERRMWPAGTRASDASAAAGRAVLQKSQLRAADVELFIHAAVSRDMLEPATASFAHRKIGLPGTAQILDVSNACLGFLNALTLAAGLIESGQIRCAMIVSGENGRPLLEQTLRTLVEQPLTRNQIKPFFANLTIGSAAVAAIVCHKSLVTGRPHRLLGGTARAATQHSDLCQGDNYAAESLVMQTDSEQLLLAGVALAQETWRDFTTEQGTDFDRFVCHQVGSVHRRKLYETLGLDLARDYSTFDRLGNTGSAALPSALALAAEAGAVTEGMRVGLLGIGSGLNCLMLALEW comes from the coding sequence ATGCGTTTCGAAAACGTCTGTCTCGAGTCGATCGCCGTCGCGCTCCCGGAGGAGGTATGGACCTCCGCCCAGATCGAGGCGCGACTGCAGCCGCTCTACGACCGGTTGCGGCTATCCGCGGGCCGGTTGGAACTCATGACGGGCATCCGCGAGCGGCGAATGTGGCCGGCGGGCACGCGGGCATCCGACGCCAGCGCCGCCGCGGGCCGCGCGGTCCTGCAGAAATCCCAACTGCGCGCGGCAGACGTGGAGTTGTTTATTCATGCGGCGGTCAGCCGCGACATGCTCGAACCGGCAACGGCTTCGTTCGCGCACCGCAAGATCGGACTGCCGGGCACGGCGCAGATTCTCGACGTGTCGAACGCGTGCCTCGGTTTCCTCAACGCGTTGACGCTCGCGGCCGGGTTGATCGAGAGCGGGCAGATCCGCTGCGCGATGATTGTCTCAGGCGAGAACGGCCGGCCGCTGCTCGAACAAACGCTGCGCACGCTGGTGGAGCAGCCGTTGACGCGGAACCAGATCAAACCCTTCTTCGCGAACCTCACGATCGGCTCGGCGGCGGTGGCGGCAATCGTGTGTCACAAGTCCCTGGTGACGGGACGGCCGCACCGGCTTTTGGGTGGCACGGCCCGCGCGGCGACGCAGCACAGCGATCTCTGCCAGGGCGACAACTACGCTGCGGAATCGCTCGTGATGCAGACGGACTCGGAGCAACTGCTCCTCGCCGGCGTCGCGCTCGCACAGGAGACGTGGCGGGATTTCACGACGGAGCAGGGGACCGACTTTGACCGTTTTGTGTGCCATCAGGTCGGTAGCGTGCACCGGCGCAAGCTGTACGAAACCCTCGGGCTCGATCTCGCGCGCGACTACTCGACGTTCGATCGATTGGGTAACACCGGCTCGGCGGCGCTGCCTTCGGCGCTGGCGCTGGCCGCGGAAGCGGGCGCGGTGACCGAGGGCATGCGGGTTGGCCTGCTGGGGATCGGCAGCGGACTCAACTGCCTCATGCTGGCCCTCGAATGGTGA
- a CDS encoding enoyl-ACP reductase FabI encodes MSDFLQLTGKRFLVLGVANRKSVACAIAKSLEDEGATVIYSVRSDARRASLAGLLKDRPVFVCDVEQDGAAGRLAAEVAAAGHAPLHGIVHSIAFANYAEGLKPFHETKRADFLQATAISAFSLVEMASAFRPHLAKNASVVTMGISSLRVTPDNYGYMGPIKAALESAARFLAKSFSAESEVRFNVVGAGPLKTSASAGIPGYLESYLYAEKMTFRKRGLATQEVANTALFLLSERSSGINGATLVVDAGLGSNTFDQEIIRLAMRPDPGARASRPQEP; translated from the coding sequence ATGTCCGACTTTCTTCAACTCACCGGCAAGCGGTTCCTGGTGCTCGGGGTGGCGAACCGGAAAAGCGTCGCGTGCGCCATCGCCAAGTCGCTCGAAGACGAAGGCGCCACGGTGATCTACAGCGTGCGTTCGGACGCGCGCCGCGCTTCGCTGGCCGGTCTCCTGAAGGATCGGCCGGTTTTCGTCTGCGACGTGGAGCAGGACGGCGCCGCCGGGCGGCTGGCGGCCGAGGTGGCCGCCGCGGGACACGCCCCGCTGCACGGCATCGTGCATTCGATCGCGTTCGCGAACTACGCCGAGGGCCTGAAGCCTTTTCACGAGACCAAGCGCGCTGACTTCCTGCAGGCGACGGCGATTTCGGCGTTTTCGCTGGTGGAGATGGCTAGCGCATTCCGACCACACCTGGCGAAGAACGCCTCGGTCGTGACGATGGGGATATCGTCGCTGCGCGTCACGCCGGACAATTACGGCTACATGGGGCCAATCAAGGCGGCGCTCGAATCCGCGGCGCGTTTCCTCGCGAAATCGTTCAGCGCCGAAAGCGAGGTGCGGTTCAACGTGGTGGGCGCGGGGCCGTTGAAAACCAGCGCGTCGGCCGGCATTCCGGGTTACCTCGAGAGCTATCTCTACGCGGAAAAGATGACCTTCCGGAAACGCGGGTTGGCGACGCAGGAGGTCGCCAACACCGCGCTGTTTTTGCTCAGCGAACGCAGCAGCGGGATCAACGGTGCGACGCTGGTGGTGGACGCCGGGCTCGGCTCGAACACCTTCGACCAGGAAATTATTCGGCTCGCGATGCGGCCGGACCCGGGAGCGCGGGCGTCCCGCCCGCAGGAACCCTGA
- a CDS encoding 3-hydroxyacyl-ACP dehydratase FabZ family protein, whose protein sequence is MKILRGSEAMSVPVTELIPHRPPFLFVDEIVSESADGLVARRTWRAEEDFYKGHYPGAPITPGVLLCEAVFQTGALYIARQARQSGVETTDGVPLLAKIDSVRFRNPVYPGETVTIEVKRKEQMSGFIMMSGSVKSGEKRVLTVEFAVAWKKPE, encoded by the coding sequence GTGAAAATCTTGCGTGGATCGGAGGCGATGTCCGTTCCCGTCACTGAGCTTATCCCGCATCGTCCGCCGTTCCTCTTCGTCGATGAGATCGTCAGCGAGTCCGCTGACGGGCTCGTGGCGCGCCGCACTTGGCGCGCGGAGGAGGACTTTTACAAGGGGCACTACCCGGGCGCGCCGATCACGCCGGGCGTGCTGTTGTGCGAGGCGGTGTTCCAGACGGGCGCGCTCTACATCGCGCGGCAGGCCAGGCAGTCCGGAGTCGAGACGACGGACGGAGTGCCATTGCTGGCCAAGATCGACAGCGTGCGTTTTCGCAATCCGGTCTATCCGGGCGAGACCGTCACGATCGAGGTCAAGCGGAAGGAGCAGATGAGCGGGTTCATCATGATGAGCGGCAGCGTGAAATCCGGCGAGAAGCGCGTGCTCACCGTGGAATTTGCCGTGGCGTGGAAGAAACCGGAGTAG